A window of Halopelagius inordinatus genomic DNA:
GAGCCATCGCGCTCGTGGCGGCCTGCTGTGAGATGTTGAGGACGTGGCGGTCGTCGTAGTGGGCCGCCCACGTGCGCTCGTCGGGGTCCTCGCGGACGTCGACGTGTACCGGTCGGTCGAGGTCGTACTCCGTCTCGAAGAGGTCGACGGCGCTCAAGAAGGGGTCCGCCGGCGCAGACCCTCGTATCCGTAAATCCATGCGTGGCGTTACCACGGCGTCGTCGGGTATGACTCTTGCGCCGAGGGCGGCCCGACCGCGCGACGCCGAGAACGGGGCGTACCGGCGGGTTCACCGTCGTTCGGATTCGCGCGTCCGTCGCTGGCGGTGATTGTGTGAGAAAGAGACATACCGAGGCGAGAGCCCGCCGAATCCGGGCGTTTCACCACGGCAAAACACTACCCTTTTGACCCTCCTTCCGGTACTGGCCAGTATAATGGGCCGACGAAAGAAGATTGTACAAGAGTGTGAGAAACTGATGGACAAGCCGGAGCAGATCCGGAACATCGCCATCGCAGCTCACGTCGACCACGGAAAGACGACGCTGACAGACAACCTCCTTGCGGGCGCCGGGATGATCGCCGACGAGGGCGAGGCCACCCGCCTGATGATGGACACCGAGGAGGACGAACAGGAACGTGGCATCACCATCGACGCGGCGAACGTGTCGATGACCCACGAGTACCAAGAGAAGAACCACCTCATCAACCTCATCGACACGCCGGGCCACGTCGACTTCGGTGGCGACGTGACGCGTGCGATGCGCGCCGTCGACGGTGCGTTGGTCGTCGTCGACGCCGTCGAAGGCGCGATGCCGCAGACCGAGACGGTCGTTCGTCAGGCCCTCCGCGAGGGCGTCAAGCCCGCGCTCTTCATCAACAAGGTCGACCGCCTCATCTCGGAACTCCAAGAGGGTCCCGAGGAGATGCAGCAGCGTCTCACCGACGTCATCGGCGACGTCAACGAACTCATCCGCGGGATGACCCAAGACATGGACAACGTCGAAGACTGGACCGTCTCCGTCGAAGACGGTACCGTCGCCTTCGGCTCGGCCCTCTACAAGTGGGGCGTCTCGCTCCCGTCGATGCAGGAGACGGGCATGTCGTTCGGCGACATCATCGAACTCGAACGCGCCGACAAGCGGATGGAACTCCACGAGAAGACGCCGCTCTCGAACGTCGTCCTCGACATGGTCGCGGAGCACTTCCCGAACCCGCTCGAGGCCCAGCCTCACCGCATCCCGCGCGTCTGGCGCGGTGACGCCGACTCCGACCTCGCACACCAGATGCGCGACGTCGACGACGACGGCGACGTCGTCTTCATGGTGACCGACATCTCGATGGACCCCCACGCGGGCGAAATCGCCACCGGTCGCCTCTTCTCGGGGACCATCCAGAAGGGCCAAGAGCTCTACGTCTCCGGGACGGCGGGCAAGAACCGCGTCCAGTCCGTCGGTATCTTCATGGGCGGCGAACGGGAGGAACTCGACCGCGGCGTTCCGGCGGGGAACATCGCGGCCGTCACCGGTCTCCGCGACGCCATCGCGGGTTCGACCGTCTCCTCTCTGGAGATGACGCCGTTCGAGTCCATCGAGCACATCTCCGAGCCGGTCATCACGAAGTCCGTCGAGGCAAAGAACATGGACGACCTGCCGAAACTCATCCAGACGCTCCAGCAGGTCGCAAAGGAGGACCCGACCATCCGCGTCGAGATTAACGAGGACACCGGCGAGCACCTCATCAGCGGACAGGGCGAACTCCACCTGGAAGTCATCACCCAGCGCATCCAGAAGAACCAGGGTATCCCGGTCGTCACCGGCGAACCCATCGTCGTCTACCGCGAGAAGCCCCAGAGCCAGTCGCGCGAAGTCGAGGGCGTCTCGCCGAACCGCCACAACAAGTTCTACATCACGGTCGAGCCTCTCTCCGAGGACATCGTCGAACAGATAAAGCGCGGCGAAATCTCGATGGACATGCCCGAACTGGAGCGCCGCGAAGCGCTGCAGGAAGCCGGCATGGACAAAGACTCCTCGCAGGACGTCGAACACATCCACGGGACGAACATCCTCATCGACGACACGAAGGGTATCCAGCACCTCAACGAGACGATGGAACTCGTCATCGAGGGCCTCGAAGAGGCGCTCGACGACGGTCCGCTCGCGGCCGAACCCGTTCAGGGGTCGCTCCTCCGGCTTCACGACGCGAAGCTCCACGAGGACACCATCCACCGCGGTCCGGCGCAGGTCATCCCCGCGGTCCGTAACGCGGTCCACCACGCGCTCATCGACGCGGACATCAAGCTCCTCGAACCCATCCAGAACGTCCGCATCGACGTTCCCTCCGAGCACATGGGCTCTGCCTCCGGCGAGATTCAGGGTCGCCGCGGGCGCGTCGACGACATGTTCCAAGAGGGCGACCTGATGGTCATCGAGGGCATCGCGCCCGTCGAAGAGATGAT
This region includes:
- a CDS encoding elongation factor EF-2; amino-acid sequence: MGRRKKIVQECEKLMDKPEQIRNIAIAAHVDHGKTTLTDNLLAGAGMIADEGEATRLMMDTEEDEQERGITIDAANVSMTHEYQEKNHLINLIDTPGHVDFGGDVTRAMRAVDGALVVVDAVEGAMPQTETVVRQALREGVKPALFINKVDRLISELQEGPEEMQQRLTDVIGDVNELIRGMTQDMDNVEDWTVSVEDGTVAFGSALYKWGVSLPSMQETGMSFGDIIELERADKRMELHEKTPLSNVVLDMVAEHFPNPLEAQPHRIPRVWRGDADSDLAHQMRDVDDDGDVVFMVTDISMDPHAGEIATGRLFSGTIQKGQELYVSGTAGKNRVQSVGIFMGGEREELDRGVPAGNIAAVTGLRDAIAGSTVSSLEMTPFESIEHISEPVITKSVEAKNMDDLPKLIQTLQQVAKEDPTIRVEINEDTGEHLISGQGELHLEVITQRIQKNQGIPVVTGEPIVVYREKPQSQSREVEGVSPNRHNKFYITVEPLSEDIVEQIKRGEISMDMPELERREALQEAGMDKDSSQDVEHIHGTNILIDDTKGIQHLNETMELVIEGLEEALDDGPLAAEPVQGSLLRLHDAKLHEDTIHRGPAQVIPAVRNAVHHALIDADIKLLEPIQNVRIDVPSEHMGSASGEIQGRRGRVDDMFQEGDLMVIEGIAPVEEMIGFSSDIRSATEGRASWNTENAGFRVLADNLQREKIMEIRERKGMKLELSQAVDYI